From the genome of Solidesulfovibrio carbinolicus, one region includes:
- a CDS encoding phage tail tape measure protein, producing the protein MAKDTVISVILRLRDEMGGRAAKSLDTLTRAAHGTGQGVGAAAREVGRAGDGVRSLGIAAARTDKLMGGMGQAARRTAKEVGDVARESRQASREIDQTAKAGLRLRDALRGVGTAGHVAMGVVKGVGQAGAGVAAASMVAGRALEKPISYESRLNKMARVAYADKDEAGQIAGMQTLNKVITESTKIGGGTRENAAETLNSLFAGGMEQGLASRTLPKVLKASTGGDITANELAKTVLSGLKQGYFGEDQIEEALDVIVKGGQLGSFEGKDMAKWMPELMAEAKGMKNMEGFKRLVASLQGEAVVAGSNDKAANNLANLLGKLTSPDTQQDFGKKAGIDVQKTLALAAGKGMDPLTAIVKLMETEVFGKNKDFQALKKKIVASKDDKEKSSLLEQMADIVQGSLLGKYFQDRQAQLGLVGLMTQKDYIANIYSGLNNAHGAVEKGFNVASQTTEFKAQQLQNEKDNAMSRTFENIGPALNTVIDAATNLAREFPGLATVVAEASTAVGAFSAGLLAAGGFHMLTGGGAGAAAVTAGTKGLLEKGTTALVGAGTKTAPWLLAGKAAWDIYNTETDPSLSRAQKNVNNAETYGATATALAGATAGAALGSAIPIIGTAIGAFLGGLGGWFAGGMAGRQTGKWLYEPSPETMEAAKNLVVKDERTINFNAQLFVDGHEMARVVNKHNTAEAKRE; encoded by the coding sequence ATGGCCAAGGATACCGTTATATCGGTGATACTGCGCCTTCGTGACGAGATGGGCGGCCGGGCGGCAAAGTCCCTGGATACGCTCACCCGGGCCGCCCATGGCACGGGCCAAGGCGTCGGGGCCGCCGCCCGTGAAGTGGGCCGCGCCGGGGATGGGGTGCGGTCCTTGGGCATCGCCGCCGCGCGCACGGACAAGCTCATGGGCGGCATGGGTCAAGCGGCCCGCCGTACCGCCAAAGAGGTGGGGGACGTTGCCCGGGAGAGCCGCCAAGCCAGCCGGGAAATCGACCAGACGGCCAAGGCCGGCCTACGCCTGCGCGACGCTTTGCGTGGCGTGGGTACGGCCGGCCATGTGGCCATGGGCGTGGTGAAGGGCGTCGGCCAAGCCGGGGCGGGCGTGGCCGCCGCCAGCATGGTGGCCGGGCGCGCCCTGGAAAAGCCCATCAGCTATGAGAGTCGCCTGAACAAGATGGCCCGTGTGGCCTATGCCGACAAGGATGAGGCGGGCCAGATCGCGGGCATGCAGACGCTAAACAAGGTCATCACCGAATCGACGAAGATCGGGGGTGGTACCCGCGAAAATGCGGCAGAAACCCTTAACAGCCTGTTTGCGGGGGGAATGGAACAGGGGTTGGCATCGCGTACCTTGCCGAAAGTCCTCAAAGCCTCTACCGGCGGAGACATCACGGCCAATGAGCTTGCCAAAACAGTCTTGTCCGGCTTGAAGCAAGGGTATTTTGGCGAAGATCAAATTGAAGAGGCCCTGGATGTCATTGTCAAAGGCGGCCAGCTGGGTTCCTTTGAAGGCAAGGACATGGCCAAATGGATGCCGGAGTTGATGGCCGAAGCCAAAGGCATGAAAAACATGGAGGGCTTTAAGCGCTTGGTTGCGTCGTTGCAGGGGGAAGCCGTGGTGGCGGGGAGCAACGACAAGGCCGCCAACAACTTGGCCAACCTCTTGGGCAAGCTGACTTCTCCTGATACGCAACAAGACTTCGGCAAGAAGGCAGGTATCGATGTTCAAAAAACGCTTGCTTTGGCCGCCGGCAAAGGGATGGACCCGCTTACAGCGATTGTAAAACTCATGGAAACCGAGGTATTCGGAAAAAATAAGGACTTTCAGGCACTCAAGAAAAAAATTGTCGCCAGCAAGGACGACAAGGAGAAGTCTTCTCTTCTCGAACAGATGGCCGACATTGTCCAGGGTAGCCTTCTTGGGAAGTATTTTCAAGACAGACAGGCGCAGCTAGGGCTTGTCGGTCTGATGACTCAAAAAGACTATATCGCAAATATCTATTCAGGGTTGAACAATGCGCACGGTGCAGTGGAAAAAGGGTTCAACGTCGCTTCGCAGACTACCGAATTCAAGGCGCAACAACTCCAGAACGAGAAAGACAATGCGATGTCTCGCACGTTTGAGAACATCGGTCCGGCGCTCAACACCGTCATAGACGCCGCCACGAACCTTGCCCGGGAGTTCCCGGGGCTTGCCACCGTGGTCGCCGAGGCCAGCACCGCCGTAGGCGCGTTTTCCGCCGGCCTGCTCGCGGCAGGCGGCTTTCACATGCTGACGGGCGGCGGGGCAGGCGCGGCGGCCGTAACCGCCGGCACGAAAGGCTTGCTGGAGAAAGGAACAACCGCCCTCGTCGGCGCGGGAACCAAGACCGCGCCGTGGTTGCTCGCAGGAAAGGCCGCCTGGGACATCTATAATACCGAGACCGACCCAAGCCTCAGCCGGGCGCAGAAAAACGTTAATAATGCCGAAACCTACGGGGCCACCGCTACGGCCCTGGCTGGCGCGACGGCAGGCGCGGCGCTTGGCTCTGCTATCCCTATCATTGGCACCGCCATCGGGGCATTCCTGGGGGGACTCGGTGGTTGGTTCGCCGGGGGCATGGCCGGTCGTCAAACAGGCAAGTGGCTTTATGAGCCTTCGCCCGAAACGATGGAAGCGGCCAAGAACCTTGTTGTGAAGGATGAGCGCACCATCAATTTCAACGCCCAACTCTTTGTCGATGGACATGAGATGGCGCGGGTGGTCAACAAGCACAATACGGCGGAAGCCAAGCGGGAATAA
- a CDS encoding Mu-like prophage major head subunit gpT family protein, with protein MALITPGLLDALCVGFRGEFNREFEKTPTAWDKVATRLSSTSKANIYGWLGQFPQFREWMGERVVRDMKAHAYSITNKKYESTVSVSRVDIEDDQVGVYKPIFGEMGRAAKVFPDELVFGLLSQGGALSCYDGQNYFDTEHPVYPNVDGTGAPALVSNCAAGTDPAWYLLDDSRTIKPVIFQERTKPELTALTDTRDEAVFMKDEYRFGIRYRCNAGFAFWQMAFCSRLPLNSENFNAAYGAMASYKADGGRPLGIRPTLLVVPPTLRVKAHEVVLADRLANGGDNPNKGLCELLVTPWLG; from the coding sequence ATGGCTCTTATCACCCCGGGCCTTCTGGACGCGTTGTGCGTCGGCTTTCGCGGCGAATTCAATCGCGAGTTCGAGAAGACGCCCACGGCATGGGACAAGGTGGCCACGCGGCTCTCTTCAACCTCCAAAGCCAATATTTACGGTTGGCTCGGGCAATTTCCGCAGTTCCGGGAGTGGATGGGCGAACGCGTCGTGCGGGACATGAAGGCGCACGCCTACAGCATCACCAACAAGAAATACGAGTCCACCGTTTCCGTGAGCCGGGTGGACATCGAAGACGACCAAGTCGGCGTTTACAAGCCCATTTTCGGGGAGATGGGCCGCGCGGCCAAGGTCTTCCCCGACGAGCTGGTTTTCGGCCTGCTCTCCCAGGGCGGCGCGCTTTCCTGCTACGACGGGCAGAACTATTTCGACACGGAACACCCCGTTTATCCGAACGTGGACGGCACGGGCGCGCCGGCCTTGGTCTCCAATTGCGCCGCCGGTACCGATCCCGCATGGTATCTTCTCGACGACTCGCGGACGATCAAGCCCGTGATCTTCCAGGAAAGGACCAAGCCCGAACTGACGGCCTTGACCGATACCCGCGACGAAGCCGTGTTCATGAAGGATGAATACCGCTTCGGCATCCGCTACCGCTGCAACGCCGGCTTCGCCTTCTGGCAGATGGCCTTTTGCTCCCGCCTGCCGCTTAATTCCGAGAACTTCAATGCGGCCTACGGGGCCATGGCGTCCTACAAGGCGGACGGCGGCCGTCCCCTCGGCATCCGGCCCACGCTCCTGGTGGTTCCGCCCACGCTCCGGGTCAAGGCGCATGAAGTGGTCCTGGCCGACCGTCTGGCCAACGGCGGCGACAACCCCAACAAGGGCCTGTGCGAGCTGCTCGTCACGCCCTGGCTGGGCTAG
- a CDS encoding phage protease, protein MEHHPGQFTASLAIQLPEDPKALPTGYNVQLFPEGQFAASDGRPGNIQGCETKVWFMDASIAPDIIADVDAREARPVVDYEHQSLRSRENGQPAPAAGWIQALAYFPGQGLFAKATWTERARTCIASGEYRYISPFFEFDNKTGAVRRFINAGLTNTPALDGLMAVAASLDLDGNTPAPILVKAAIAEGILPKALEGWAVDLGTQHPQKLRAFLGKLRPGSSSSPTGAPRVALSDADREAARLLGRTEAEFLEGKRLVALTENPTCVVALSDAEKEAARLLGLTEVEYLAGKEAL, encoded by the coding sequence GTGGAACATCATCCCGGCCAATTTACGGCCTCGCTGGCCATCCAGCTTCCCGAGGACCCCAAGGCGTTGCCCACGGGCTACAACGTCCAACTCTTCCCGGAAGGCCAATTCGCGGCGAGCGACGGCCGGCCCGGCAATATCCAGGGCTGTGAAACGAAAGTCTGGTTCATGGACGCCTCTATCGCCCCGGACATCATTGCGGATGTGGACGCGCGCGAGGCCCGCCCCGTCGTGGACTACGAACACCAAAGCCTCCGCTCGCGTGAAAACGGTCAACCCGCCCCGGCGGCGGGCTGGATTCAGGCCCTTGCCTACTTTCCCGGCCAGGGCCTTTTCGCCAAGGCCACCTGGACCGAACGCGCCCGGACCTGCATCGCCTCCGGCGAATACCGCTATATCAGCCCCTTTTTCGAGTTCGACAACAAAACCGGAGCGGTCCGGCGCTTCATCAATGCCGGGCTCACCAACACCCCCGCCCTTGACGGCCTCATGGCCGTGGCCGCCTCCCTGGACCTGGACGGGAACACCCCGGCCCCGATCCTGGTCAAGGCCGCCATCGCCGAGGGCATTTTGCCCAAGGCCCTGGAAGGATGGGCCGTGGACCTGGGAACGCAGCATCCCCAAAAGCTGCGGGCCTTCCTGGGCAAACTTCGTCCCGGCTCGTCGTCTTCCCCCACTGGCGCACCTCGGGTCGCTCTGTCGGATGCTGACCGCGAGGCCGCGCGGCTTCTTGGCCGGACGGAAGCCGAATTCCTGGAAGGCAAGCGCCTCGTCGCCTTGACGGAAAATCCCACTTGCGTGGTCGCCTTATCCGACGCGGAAAAGGAAGCGGCCAGACTCTTGGGCCTGACCGAAGTGGAATACCTCGCCGGGAAGGAGGCGCTGTAG
- a CDS encoding Mor transcription activator family protein has translation MSELVHHIGYESTIRLVKSFGGTTMRFPNGKSAWPQNIEAVLGKEVTEKLIWAFGGSELYIPMGRKEALLHRNVSICLEYEELLRTTIGAQEAVKLLARRHNFSDRHIWSILKGTDPGVVTAERRRRRVVGQDSESASRAPNGAVSLKTNQE, from the coding sequence ATGTCCGAACTTGTGCACCATATCGGATATGAATCGACCATTCGACTTGTCAAAAGCTTTGGCGGAACAACGATGCGGTTTCCAAACGGAAAGTCCGCATGGCCTCAAAACATTGAAGCAGTTCTCGGAAAGGAAGTCACCGAGAAGCTGATATGGGCTTTTGGCGGAAGCGAACTGTATATTCCGATGGGACGCAAGGAGGCCTTGCTTCATCGGAATGTCTCCATCTGTCTTGAGTATGAAGAATTACTTCGCACCACAATAGGGGCGCAAGAAGCCGTCAAACTCCTTGCTCGACGGCATAATTTTTCGGATCGCCACATCTGGTCGATTCTCAAGGGCACGGACCCGGGGGTTGTTACGGCTGAAAGGCGAAGACGCCGGGTTGTTGGTCAGGATTCAGAGAGCGCCTCCAGAGCGCCAAACGGGGCCGTGTCCTTGAAAACCAATCAGGAGTAG
- a CDS encoding regulatory protein GemA → MATVLEMPKALGELKARRMQRNAIKNQTPEEHKAKQVEEARRSLLAKVHIARKQLGLAPDEYQSILECRFEVASSAELDVLALHKLVAYFKSLGWKPGRGPGTRARQKAPHTIEHDETGQGRERYMAKIEALLADIGRLEGRFMPWTYASGILKRQTGLDRLEYATRGQLQAVISVLDKRLATLTKKMASAT, encoded by the coding sequence ATGGCGACCGTTCTTGAAATGCCCAAGGCGCTAGGGGAATTGAAGGCTCGCCGCATGCAGCGCAATGCCATCAAAAACCAGACACCAGAAGAACACAAGGCAAAGCAAGTTGAGGAGGCCCGGAGGTCACTGCTGGCCAAGGTCCACATAGCTCGCAAACAGCTTGGACTTGCCCCTGATGAATATCAATCGATACTCGAATGTCGTTTCGAAGTTGCATCATCAGCAGAACTGGACGTCCTCGCCCTGCACAAGCTGGTGGCTTATTTTAAGTCACTCGGCTGGAAACCTGGTCGCGGTCCCGGCACTCGCGCCCGTCAAAAGGCTCCCCACACCATAGAGCATGACGAGACAGGACAGGGCCGTGAACGATACATGGCTAAGATTGAAGCACTTCTTGCCGACATTGGCCGCCTGGAGGGGCGCTTCATGCCATGGACCTACGCGTCAGGCATTTTAAAGCGTCAAACCGGACTGGATAGGCTGGAATACGCTACACGCGGGCAACTCCAGGCCGTTATCAGCGTTCTCGACAAACGCTTGGCCACTTTAACAAAGAAAATGGCTTCGGCGACATAG
- a CDS encoding coiled-coil domain-containing protein, which yields MKSDKMLEACTPEALQKAMDEKEEHEKKIAAAQAEKAGLQRSLVEAREKLAALDAKEQAVKTLRLERQDAIAKGRDYADVTARIEAGEQELHDLARGRSLLEDQEAAYLTAIQACEAQLAALATDLEEYEAEVVRVKSGVLANAYNNAAQDMAGIVRELRGVCFKNGSYAFDGSPRPHGGYWGDGSLARIPMLRMDWKDVPIEDAYFFRS from the coding sequence ATGAAGTCTGACAAAATGCTGGAAGCCTGCACCCCGGAGGCGCTCCAGAAGGCCATGGACGAAAAGGAGGAGCACGAAAAGAAGATCGCGGCGGCGCAAGCGGAGAAAGCCGGGCTTCAGCGCTCCCTGGTCGAGGCGCGGGAGAAGCTCGCGGCCTTGGACGCCAAGGAACAGGCCGTGAAGACCCTGCGCCTGGAACGTCAGGACGCCATCGCCAAGGGGCGGGATTACGCGGACGTCACGGCCAGGATCGAAGCGGGCGAACAGGAGTTGCACGACTTGGCCAGGGGCCGCAGCCTTCTGGAAGACCAGGAAGCGGCCTACCTGACCGCCATTCAGGCTTGCGAAGCCCAACTGGCGGCCCTGGCCACGGACCTGGAAGAATACGAAGCGGAGGTCGTGCGCGTCAAATCTGGCGTGCTGGCCAATGCTTACAACAACGCCGCCCAGGATATGGCGGGCATCGTGCGGGAGCTGCGCGGCGTCTGCTTCAAGAATGGCAGCTACGCCTTCGACGGTTCCCCCAGGCCGCACGGCGGTTATTGGGGGGACGGCTCCCTGGCCAGAATCCCCATGTTGCGGATGGACTGGAAGGACGTTCCCATTGAGGACGCGTACTTCTTCAGGAGCTAA
- a CDS encoding helix-turn-helix domain-containing protein: protein MAWRGLSVLAALQDGPKLTRQLAAVLEMSSAKTHANLITLVARGLVRSREGCHQLTREGLEILAAGQEVKSGPGMGKAVTHHRSTLRAQAWRAMRIREVFSLNDLMLLLCDGEEKDAASNLGGYIRALAAAGYLASMRRQHDGRHGERWRLTLAGNTGPDAPAWNKARGLVIDQNTGKTFAIGQRRFAAKR from the coding sequence ATGGCTTGGCGCGGACTTTCCGTCCTGGCCGCTCTCCAGGACGGGCCGAAGCTCACGCGGCAGCTCGCGGCCGTCCTGGAAATGTCCAGTGCCAAAACTCACGCTAATTTGATCACCCTGGTAGCGCGGGGCCTCGTGAGGTCTCGGGAAGGCTGCCACCAGCTCACAAGGGAAGGGCTGGAAATCCTGGCCGCCGGCCAGGAAGTGAAGTCAGGTCCCGGCATGGGCAAGGCCGTCACTCATCACCGGTCCACGCTCCGGGCGCAGGCATGGCGAGCCATGCGCATCAGGGAGGTCTTCAGCCTCAATGATTTGATGTTGCTCCTTTGCGATGGGGAAGAAAAGGACGCGGCCAGCAACTTAGGGGGCTACATCCGCGCCCTGGCCGCCGCCGGGTATCTCGCCTCAATGAGACGGCAACATGATGGACGCCACGGCGAACGGTGGCGGCTGACCCTTGCCGGGAACACCGGGCCGGACGCTCCAGCCTGGAATAAGGCGCGCGGCTTGGTCATTGATCAAAACACAGGGAAAACGTTCGCAATTGGCCAGAGGCGTTTCGCAGCGAAGCGATAG
- a CDS encoding AAA family ATPase — translation MRMKFVKTENYVRFTQAARAVEQRGAAEAGMMLVYGLPGNGKSHVVSNWATKVGALYLRANVDWTPRYFLMELAKVAGIEPYGTSRDLFTVLRDRLAGSLTPLVIDEAEFTLPNNAAVLEKIRDFSDRSEMTVVLVGMERIRSKVARYQQIFSRIAQVVEFKPASPVDVGHVCDELAEIEMTPALKLEVHRISGGRMREVLNIIATIERIAETNGLTQVDVPQLEGTVLSYNWETCSPRSVRRSARSTAGVH, via the coding sequence ATGCGCATGAAGTTTGTCAAGACGGAAAACTACGTCCGTTTCACCCAAGCTGCCCGCGCCGTTGAGCAACGGGGGGCGGCCGAAGCCGGCATGATGCTGGTGTATGGCCTGCCCGGGAACGGCAAAAGCCATGTGGTAAGCAATTGGGCCACAAAGGTTGGCGCGCTCTACCTCCGGGCCAATGTGGACTGGACGCCTCGCTATTTCCTCATGGAGCTGGCCAAGGTCGCGGGCATTGAGCCTTACGGGACCTCGCGCGACCTCTTCACCGTGCTGCGCGACCGTTTGGCGGGAAGCCTCACGCCCCTGGTCATCGACGAAGCCGAATTCACCTTGCCCAACAACGCCGCCGTGCTGGAGAAAATCCGCGACTTCTCCGACCGCTCCGAAATGACCGTGGTGCTTGTCGGCATGGAGCGGATCAGGAGCAAGGTTGCTCGTTACCAGCAGATTTTCAGCCGCATTGCCCAAGTGGTGGAGTTCAAGCCCGCTTCGCCGGTTGATGTTGGCCATGTGTGCGACGAGCTGGCGGAAATCGAGATGACGCCGGCCCTCAAGCTCGAAGTGCACCGGATTTCCGGCGGGCGCATGCGGGAGGTGCTCAACATCATCGCCACCATTGAGCGCATCGCGGAAACCAACGGCCTCACGCAGGTGGACGTGCCTCAGCTTGAGGGGACGGTCCTTTCCTACAACTGGGAGACCTGCTCGCCTCGGTCGGTGCGCCGCTCGGCCAGAAGCACGGCGGGAGTGCACTAA
- a CDS encoding Mu transposase C-terminal domain-containing protein, whose protein sequence is MLETLSTADLMYLLKAVRSSILRRAESEGWQSRPRAGQGGGKAWIIASMPKDTRHAIGEALISKPFPQESAPAPAVVSDAPALSASTCPATLRADPVIQDLANTGHLTEKQRTIMTARKGILNEVYRLATVMTKRNAILALEKGWREGTLDEGIRQKALAANDKVGGKADRGLSYPTIYRWLKAFEKGGELALAPKHPGPDKHVPEWFLAFLPFYQKPQNPKISEAYREFQRAWLGSMPSESQIRRMLEKMSVPDRERGRKTGNAYLKLLPHKRRDASMYLPGYIYTADGTTFDAEILNPLTGKPFKPEVTFVLDVVTRLCVGVSVGLSESALVVLDALRMACLFAGIPAMFYTDNGSGYKNQLMTAKGTGIMDRLGITLKHSIPGRPQGKGLMERGVQTICDPLSKMFATCTHADMDHDAQKKVFKKTRKDIDQNSSSPLMAKWEQFKCLLLARIEEYNNTPHKGLKKIFDPMSGRSRHPSPNEAWKSFCNEGWEPRRVPEELRDELFMPAERRKVLNGEVGIFNHRYFSNELKDFHEKWVEVRYNIWDSSEVYIWTESGQRICTATLDGNVIPYQPPSTVAVAIEKRDKKRLGCLEKRAQSIIPGATIQLPETLPICTMMADSITQPQPEPLVAHPAVKQSAETASQDPARRPLFGDPDARYMWLMDNQERWTSEDHPWVEKYVQSERYRELRDHYLYHGIAWGESLPQAAAK, encoded by the coding sequence ATGCTTGAGACGCTCTCAACAGCAGACCTGATGTACCTCCTGAAGGCTGTCAGGTCCTCAATCCTCCGCCGCGCGGAAAGTGAGGGCTGGCAATCCCGCCCCCGCGCCGGCCAGGGCGGGGGGAAGGCCTGGATCATTGCGTCCATGCCGAAAGACACCCGGCATGCTATCGGGGAGGCGCTCATAAGCAAGCCCTTCCCGCAGGAGTCCGCACCCGCACCAGCTGTCGTCAGTGATGCCCCGGCTCTTTCTGCTTCGACTTGTCCCGCCACCCTCCGTGCCGATCCCGTAATTCAAGACCTCGCCAATACCGGCCACCTCACGGAGAAGCAACGGACCATCATGACCGCCCGCAAGGGCATCTTGAACGAAGTCTACCGACTGGCCACGGTGATGACCAAGCGTAACGCCATCCTGGCTCTTGAAAAGGGCTGGCGCGAGGGAACGCTTGACGAGGGCATCCGGCAAAAGGCCCTTGCGGCCAACGACAAGGTGGGCGGCAAAGCGGATCGCGGGTTGTCTTACCCCACGATCTACAGATGGCTGAAGGCATTTGAAAAGGGCGGCGAACTCGCCCTGGCTCCCAAGCATCCCGGCCCGGACAAGCATGTGCCGGAATGGTTTTTAGCCTTCCTTCCCTTCTACCAAAAGCCGCAAAATCCCAAAATTTCTGAAGCATACCGGGAGTTCCAGAGGGCTTGGCTCGGGTCAATGCCCTCGGAGTCCCAGATTCGGCGCATGTTGGAGAAGATGTCCGTGCCGGATCGGGAGCGAGGTCGCAAAACCGGCAACGCCTATCTCAAGCTCCTACCCCACAAGCGACGCGATGCCTCTATGTACCTTCCTGGGTACATTTATACGGCAGATGGGACGACCTTCGACGCTGAAATACTGAACCCCCTAACCGGCAAGCCCTTCAAGCCCGAAGTAACGTTCGTCCTGGATGTGGTCACGCGGCTTTGCGTGGGTGTGTCCGTGGGATTGAGCGAAAGCGCTCTTGTCGTCTTGGATGCTTTGCGCATGGCCTGCCTGTTCGCCGGCATTCCCGCCATGTTCTACACGGACAATGGATCGGGATATAAAAACCAGCTGATGACCGCCAAGGGGACTGGCATAATGGACCGACTGGGCATCACGCTAAAGCATTCAATTCCCGGCCGTCCGCAAGGCAAAGGCTTGATGGAACGAGGTGTTCAAACAATTTGTGACCCGTTGTCCAAAATGTTTGCTACCTGCACACACGCTGACATGGATCATGACGCTCAAAAGAAGGTCTTCAAGAAAACCAGAAAGGATATAGACCAGAATAGTTCGTCGCCTTTAATGGCGAAATGGGAGCAATTTAAGTGCCTGCTCCTGGCAAGAATTGAGGAATATAACAATACTCCACACAAGGGATTAAAGAAAATATTTGATCCAATGTCAGGAAGGTCGCGTCACCCTTCTCCAAACGAAGCTTGGAAATCTTTCTGCAATGAAGGATGGGAGCCGCGCCGTGTGCCTGAAGAACTCCGCGACGAACTTTTTATGCCGGCAGAACGTAGAAAAGTTCTCAATGGAGAGGTCGGTATATTCAACCATCGGTATTTTTCTAATGAATTGAAAGATTTCCACGAAAAATGGGTAGAGGTGCGGTATAACATATGGGATTCGTCAGAAGTCTATATCTGGACAGAATCCGGGCAGCGTATTTGTACCGCCACATTGGACGGAAATGTCATTCCATATCAGCCGCCAAGCACCGTTGCTGTGGCCATTGAGAAGCGTGATAAAAAGCGATTAGGTTGCCTTGAAAAGAGAGCACAGTCTATTATTCCAGGAGCAACAATCCAGTTGCCGGAGACACTTCCTATTTGCACGATGATGGCCGACTCCATCACACAGCCCCAGCCTGAACCTTTGGTTGCGCACCCCGCCGTTAAACAATCCGCCGAGACTGCGTCGCAAGACCCTGCCCGGCGTCCGCTTTTTGGGGACCCCGATGCTCGCTACATGTGGCTGATGGACAACCAGGAACGCTGGACGTCAGAGGATCATCCCTGGGTTGAGAAATACGTTCAGTCCGAGCGCTACAGGGAACTGCGCGACCATTATCTGTACCACGGCATAGCCTGGGGAGAATCACTCCCCCAGGCTGCGGCGAAATAA
- a CDS encoding helix-turn-helix domain-containing protein, whose product MKIAEKIVTLRGKESRTSFAAKIGINANTLRNYETGLSLPNSDVLSKICAITGVDAGWLLLDGIDTNSLASVSGRQERIMIDIDDVETARETDQETDEEVLKLPPTSTISDNRELLAQINKLRDDIENMYKTGSFRYKSCIDYIRIKDAFAIPIDAKYASFGGWPEAMGYVLLEYLSIRIKTIEKDGLDSWNKIIVMIPADEELNKREREIFRKFKLTPTSKDVVAWFSNFFGKDTKLKRSRFCRFAFVAYAEDYLGQLPRDFTNSTGKQ is encoded by the coding sequence ATGAAGATCGCTGAAAAGATTGTGACCCTGCGCGGAAAAGAGTCGAGGACAAGCTTTGCTGCCAAGATAGGGATAAATGCAAATACCCTTCGGAATTATGAAACCGGACTGTCTTTGCCTAATTCCGACGTCCTTTCCAAAATCTGTGCTATTACTGGCGTTGACGCTGGCTGGCTATTGCTTGATGGCATCGACACCAACAGCTTAGCAAGTGTGAGTGGCCGACAGGAGCGCATCATGATTGATATAGACGATGTTGAGACAGCTCGAGAAACGGATCAAGAGACAGACGAAGAAGTTTTAAAGCTTCCTCCGACGTCAACTATTTCAGATAACAGAGAATTGCTGGCGCAAATAAATAAACTACGTGATGATATAGAAAATATGTATAAAACTGGCTCTTTTAGATATAAGAGTTGCATCGATTACATCAGAATAAAAGATGCTTTCGCAATACCGATTGATGCAAAGTATGCTTCTTTTGGGGGATGGCCCGAGGCAATGGGTTATGTTTTGTTGGAATATTTGAGTATTAGAATAAAAACTATAGAGAAAGATGGCTTAGACTCTTGGAATAAAATAATAGTTATGATTCCGGCGGATGAAGAGTTAAACAAGCGAGAGCGAGAAATATTTAGAAAATTCAAGTTGACACCAACAAGCAAAGATGTTGTTGCGTGGTTTTCTAACTTTTTTGGAAAAGACACGAAATTAAAGAGAAGTAGATTCTGCCGTTTCGCTTTTGTTGCATACGCTGAAGACTATCTAGGTCAATTACCTAGGGATTTTACGAATAGCACTGGGAAGCAATAG